In the genome of Ktedonobacteraceae bacterium, one region contains:
- the rpoN gene encoding RNA polymerase factor sigma-54 — MRLEPTQKPDHVLRVSARLITSSTMLQLSAEEIERAVAQEQMENPAIEVIEHRVCLFCGSLVQGPACASCGHYTQPTEPSFPAPETLPGDELQGEQQWGEYHPYDISDYAAFESDDEDEFDPLARIPMSQTLAEVLLQQLEALVTPDDIEIAEQLVGNLNERGYLEVSVEEIAGLLEVPVERVEYVLSQLQTLEPTGIGARNLRECLLIQLQAISEQEEPHPLAKVLIEDYLDRLGRNQFSEVARALKVTEEEIRQAALYIRSSLHPFPAHAFDAALPGQARGTVPTFASYIRPDIIIRKGEAGFEVELIEEKRYGFQIGAGYGTQPLYLNSNAESDEVRHYLRQNADRARFFIDCMHRRWRTLKRVAELIVDYQREFLEKGVRYLRPLTRAEVASRLNLDEGTVSRTTANKYALLPNGRLIPVADFFDGSLGVKDVLRELIASEEPKHRLSDDELARLLTARGIPVARRTVTKYREEMGIASSRER; from the coding sequence ATGCGACTGGAACCGACACAAAAACCAGATCACGTGCTGCGAGTGAGCGCGCGGCTGATTACCTCGAGTACAATGTTGCAGCTTTCCGCGGAGGAAATAGAGCGGGCGGTGGCGCAGGAACAGATGGAGAATCCGGCGATTGAGGTGATTGAACACCGGGTATGCCTTTTTTGCGGCTCGCTGGTACAAGGACCTGCCTGTGCCTCTTGCGGGCATTACACGCAGCCCACGGAACCATCTTTTCCGGCGCCAGAGACGCTGCCTGGCGATGAACTTCAGGGCGAGCAGCAATGGGGCGAGTATCATCCCTACGATATTTCCGATTATGCGGCATTTGAGAGTGATGACGAGGACGAATTTGACCCACTGGCACGCATCCCCATGAGCCAGACACTGGCGGAAGTGCTGCTGCAACAACTGGAGGCGCTTGTTACACCGGATGATATCGAGATCGCTGAGCAACTGGTGGGTAATTTGAATGAACGCGGCTACCTGGAAGTGAGCGTGGAAGAGATTGCCGGGTTGTTAGAGGTTCCCGTGGAGCGTGTCGAATATGTACTTAGCCAGTTGCAAACGCTGGAGCCGACCGGCATTGGGGCGCGAAACCTGCGCGAATGCCTGCTGATCCAACTGCAGGCGATCAGCGAGCAGGAAGAGCCGCATCCATTGGCAAAAGTGCTGATTGAGGATTATTTAGACCGGCTGGGCCGCAACCAGTTCAGCGAGGTCGCTCGCGCTCTGAAAGTGACGGAAGAAGAGATCAGGCAGGCAGCATTGTACATTCGCAGTTCGCTTCATCCGTTTCCGGCGCACGCATTTGACGCTGCTCTGCCCGGACAGGCACGAGGCACTGTCCCTACATTTGCTTCATATATTCGCCCCGATATCATCATCCGCAAAGGCGAAGCGGGCTTTGAGGTAGAATTGATCGAGGAGAAACGCTACGGTTTTCAGATCGGCGCGGGTTACGGCACGCAGCCGTTATACTTGAACAGCAACGCGGAAAGCGATGAAGTGCGCCATTACTTACGCCAGAACGCGGATCGAGCCAGGTTTTTCATCGATTGCATGCATCGCCGCTGGCGTACCCTGAAGCGGGTAGCGGAACTGATTGTCGATTATCAACGCGAGTTTCTCGAGAAGGGTGTGCGCTATCTACGGCCGCTGACGCGGGCGGAAGTCGCTTCACGCCTGAATCTGGATGAAGGGACGGTCAGCCGGACAACGGCGAATAAGTACGCGCTGCTGCCAAATGGTCGCCTGATACCTGTCGCGGATTTCTTCGATGGTTCGCTGGGCGTGAAAGATGTACTGCGCGAGTTGATTGCGTCCGAGGAACCGAAACACCGCCTGAGCGATG
- the rnc gene encoding ribonuclease III, with protein sequence MNEALEEALGVHFGNPQLLQLALTHRSYIFETAGAGLSSNERLEFLGDSILAFVSADFLYRTFPELSEGELSDIRAILVKRDTLASFAREMQLGNYLLMGRGEQHSGGGQRVLAAAFESVLGAIYLDQGIEVARDFLLPRLEPLAHTIVQKRLFKDNKSLFQELAQARDGITPSYRLVSQEGPSHDREFTVEVMLGSQVAGRGHGRNKQAAEQEAAYNALLSRGWI encoded by the coding sequence ATGAATGAAGCGCTGGAAGAGGCTCTGGGCGTACATTTTGGAAATCCGCAGCTTTTGCAACTGGCCCTGACGCATCGATCATATATTTTTGAAACGGCGGGCGCGGGACTGAGTTCGAATGAACGGTTAGAGTTCCTGGGCGACTCTATCCTGGCTTTCGTTAGCGCGGATTTCCTGTACCGGACTTTTCCAGAGTTGAGCGAGGGGGAATTGAGCGATATACGAGCGATCCTGGTAAAAAGAGATACGCTGGCGAGCTTCGCACGCGAGATGCAGCTGGGGAATTATTTGCTGATGGGCCGGGGAGAGCAGCACAGTGGTGGAGGACAACGTGTCCTGGCAGCTGCTTTTGAATCGGTTCTGGGCGCTATCTATCTTGACCAGGGTATAGAGGTGGCGCGCGATTTCCTGCTGCCTCGATTGGAGCCCCTGGCACATACTATTGTGCAGAAACGCCTGTTTAAGGACAACAAGTCCTTATTTCAGGAGCTGGCACAGGCGCGTGACGGTATCACCCCTTCGTATCGCCTGGTTAGCCAGGAGGGGCCATCGCACGACCGGGAGTTTACTGTAGAAGTCATGCTAGGCTCGCAGGTGGCGGGCAGAGGGCATGGGCGCAATAAACAGGCAGCAGAACAGGAGGCGGCGTACAATGCCCTGCTTAGTCGCGGGTGGATTTAG
- the selD gene encoding selenide, water dikinase SelD: MSTGRQIRLTSLASCAGUASKMGPEALAQVLRPLIAHAAPPELLVGLNAIDDAAVYCLNEAQAVISTADFFPPVVDDPYAFGSIAAANALSDVYAMGGSPLMAINLVAWPDNLAPGILSEILRGGADTVARAGAVIAGGHTISDKEPKYGLAVTGIVHPNAILTKGGAQPGDVLILSKPLGTGLITTAHKRDEVEEGDLEAALQSMMQLNRDAARALLRPGVHAVTDITGFGLLGHAWEMAIQSLTNMRFQFDALPVLPHARHYAELGCITGGAHRNETYLAPHVHIDEGVDGFEREILWDPQTSGGLFAAVSAEAWESIRRDGTTGAQFWRIGQVIGRAEDVTQVVLEVLR, translated from the coding sequence ATGTCCACAGGTCGGCAAATTCGGCTGACATCACTGGCAAGTTGCGCCGGCTGAGCGTCTAAAATGGGGCCGGAGGCCCTGGCGCAGGTTCTGCGACCATTGATTGCACACGCGGCACCACCCGAATTGCTGGTGGGGCTGAATGCCATTGACGACGCTGCTGTATATTGCCTCAACGAGGCGCAGGCTGTTATCAGCACCGCGGATTTCTTTCCGCCGGTGGTAGATGACCCCTATGCCTTCGGGTCGATTGCTGCTGCCAACGCGCTGAGCGATGTCTACGCGATGGGCGGTTCGCCGCTGATGGCGATTAACCTGGTGGCATGGCCCGATAATCTCGCCCCAGGCATCCTGAGCGAAATCCTGCGCGGGGGCGCGGATACGGTAGCACGAGCAGGGGCAGTGATTGCCGGCGGACATACCATTTCCGATAAGGAGCCAAAATATGGCCTGGCGGTGACCGGCATTGTTCACCCCAACGCCATACTGACCAAGGGTGGAGCGCAGCCTGGGGATGTGCTTATTCTCAGCAAGCCGTTGGGGACGGGCTTGATTACCACCGCGCACAAACGCGACGAGGTTGAGGAGGGCGATCTTGAAGCGGCCCTGCAATCGATGATGCAATTGAATCGCGATGCCGCGCGTGCGCTTCTGCGTCCAGGCGTGCATGCCGTTACCGATATTACCGGTTTTGGCTTGCTGGGGCATGCCTGGGAGATGGCAATACAAAGTCTTACCAATATGCGATTCCAATTTGATGCGCTGCCTGTACTTCCTCACGCACGGCATTATGCCGAATTGGGATGCATTACGGGCGGCGCGCACCGCAATGAAACGTATCTTGCTCCTCATGTACATATTGATGAGGGCGTGGATGGTTTCGAGCGCGAGATTTTATGGGATCCCCAAACGTCCGGCGGCCTTTTTGCTGCCGTGAGTGCAGAGGCATGGGAGTCGATACGGCGGGATGGAACGACGGGCGCGCAATTCTGGCGCATAGGCCAGGTGATAGGACGAGCAGAGGATGTGACACAGGTGGTTCTGGAGGTATTGCGATGA